One genomic window of Campylobacter curvus includes the following:
- a CDS encoding carbon-nitrogen hydrolase family protein: MNLLSVVLKAKNANDRTEELVNFISEAPQNSLILASELCISGYDFDGFFAGANAQMLGGAIGSFDAILFETLQDALSPEKFLALTHLTSLNRASGLAKISITQPHKTQIYNEFILLNSQNVFYTQNKAMLFRPNREHEIFAAGDASAIRPFDFRGLKVGVLICFELRFAELWAQLKGCDIILAPAMWGKEREDAYLTLCKALALANGCYVVASSALMLEFSGVFLPTGELVKSVEFDPNLITSVKKNLGIL, translated from the coding sequence GCTCGTAAATTTTATTAGCGAGGCTCCCCAAAATTCGCTCATCCTCGCGAGCGAGCTTTGTATCAGCGGCTATGACTTCGACGGCTTTTTCGCGGGCGCGAACGCACAGATGCTTGGCGGAGCGATCGGCAGCTTTGACGCGATACTTTTTGAGACACTTCAAGATGCCCTCAGTCCCGAGAAATTCCTCGCTCTCACGCACCTAACGAGCCTAAATCGCGCCAGCGGACTAGCCAAAATCTCGATCACGCAGCCGCATAAAACGCAAATTTACAACGAATTTATCCTGCTAAACAGTCAAAACGTCTTCTACACGCAAAACAAAGCCATGCTCTTTCGCCCAAACCGCGAGCACGAAATTTTCGCCGCGGGCGACGCGTCGGCGATACGCCCGTTTGACTTTCGCGGGCTAAAAGTAGGCGTACTCATCTGCTTTGAGCTGCGTTTTGCCGAGCTTTGGGCGCAGCTAAAAGGCTGCGACATCATCCTAGCGCCTGCGATGTGGGGCAAGGAGCGAGAGGACGCGTATCTTACGCTTTGCAAGGCACTTGCGCTGGCAAACGGCTGCTACGTCGTGGCATCAAGCGCACTGATGTTAGAGTTTTCGGGCGTGTTTTTGCCGACGGGAGAACTCGTAAAAAGCGTAGAATTTGACCCGAATCTAATAACCTCGGTAAAGAAAAATTTAGGAATTTTATAA
- a CDS encoding protein-L-isoaspartate(D-aspartate) O-methyltransferase, with amino-acid sequence MTSLEEIKCQNLADEIADEITLAPAVYKAIATTEREIFVPIKTHAYKLDAQPILGNQWISSPLTVAKMTLALECDKGIDNVLEIGCGSGYQAAILGKLAHRVFSVERIEKLAMEAKKRFEALKIRNVHVRYDDGNNGWKSYAPFDRILISAATDKVGQNLFNQLKNGGILVAPIKKHEKQFIVKFKKDESGNISESVFDECLFVPLLSGRE; translated from the coding sequence TTGACATCCCTCGAAGAGATAAAATGCCAGAATTTAGCCGATGAGATCGCAGACGAGATCACACTCGCACCGGCCGTTTATAAAGCCATCGCAACGACAGAGAGAGAAATTTTCGTTCCGATAAAAACGCACGCCTATAAGCTGGACGCGCAGCCGATCTTGGGCAATCAATGGATCAGCTCGCCACTGACTGTGGCAAAGATGACGCTTGCGCTAGAGTGCGACAAAGGCATCGACAACGTGCTAGAGATCGGCTGTGGCAGCGGCTATCAGGCGGCCATACTTGGCAAGCTGGCGCATAGGGTATTTAGCGTGGAACGCATAGAAAAGCTGGCTATGGAGGCCAAAAAACGCTTCGAAGCGCTAAAGATACGTAACGTGCATGTGCGCTACGACGACGGTAACAACGGCTGGAAGAGCTACGCACCGTTTGACCGTATCCTGATATCGGCGGCCACTGATAAGGTCGGACAAAATCTCTTCAACCAGCTCAAAAACGGCGGCATTTTGGTCGCTCCGATCAAAAAACATGAGAAGCAATTCATCGTGAAATTTAAAAAAGACGAGAGCGGCAATATCAGCGAGAGCGTATTTGACGAGTGTTTGTTCGTGCCACTTCTAAGCGGACGAGAGTAG
- the recJ gene encoding single-stranded-DNA-specific exonuclease RecJ, with protein sequence MLSKEDIRNLLELRFSNDIHKKLSQIPTPSALKDIFKGAMRIKEAMQKDELIVIVGDYDVDGVVSSVILAEFFDDLGVGNYQVRIPNRFKDGYGLNPDIIEELDENVKLIITVDNGISANDAAQICKARGIDLIITDHHMPPPVMPEAYAIINPKQPGCTFPNIEICGAEVAWYLVGALKDVCKLNYDMSKFLELLAIAIIADMMELRDMNRMLVRLGLNRLNSSKRAAFRAIKEFYGKDKFECDDISFLIAPLINSAGRMDDAMNSFDFLRAKTIDKAYDYLDMIIDFNNSRKEEERALFECSLKDVRDDDEIIVTWGEQWHEGVIGIVASRLAKHFSKPAIVFSIDRGRAKGSARSIGKLDILALIAKHEDLLNSYGGHKGAAGLVIAPENLQKFKEEINKSCFLMDLHQFASSDELLGDISAKEIDFELLEILELYEPYGQKNPRPIFRIDGAVVKNEKLIGRDQNHLKLILQKDDKTLEALFFNFTRHVKVGESINIIFSISKNSFRGLVTPQLLIREVL encoded by the coding sequence ATGTTAAGTAAGGAAGATATCAGGAATTTATTGGAGCTTAGATTTAGTAACGATATCCACAAAAAGCTTTCGCAAATTCCTACTCCAAGCGCCCTAAAGGATATCTTTAAAGGCGCGATGCGTATCAAAGAGGCGATGCAAAAAGACGAACTCATAGTCATCGTCGGGGACTATGATGTCGATGGCGTTGTCTCTAGCGTGATACTGGCAGAATTTTTTGACGATCTGGGGGTTGGCAACTATCAAGTGCGTATCCCAAATCGCTTCAAGGACGGCTACGGTCTAAACCCGGACATTATCGAAGAGCTAGATGAAAACGTAAAGCTCATCATCACCGTCGACAACGGCATCAGCGCGAACGATGCGGCGCAAATTTGCAAAGCACGCGGCATCGATCTCATCATCACCGATCATCACATGCCCCCGCCCGTGATGCCGGAAGCCTACGCGATCATCAACCCAAAGCAGCCCGGCTGCACCTTCCCAAATATCGAAATTTGCGGCGCTGAGGTAGCGTGGTATCTAGTCGGTGCGCTAAAGGATGTGTGCAAGCTAAACTACGATATGAGTAAATTCCTGGAGCTTTTAGCCATCGCCATAATCGCCGATATGATGGAGCTTCGCGATATGAACAGGATGCTGGTGCGACTGGGGCTAAACAGACTAAATAGCTCCAAACGGGCTGCATTTCGCGCGATAAAGGAATTTTACGGTAAGGATAAATTTGAGTGCGATGATATCAGCTTTCTTATCGCTCCTCTCATAAATTCCGCCGGGCGTATGGACGATGCGATGAATTCGTTTGATTTCTTACGCGCAAAGACAATTGATAAAGCGTATGATTATCTTGATATGATAATCGACTTTAACAACTCCCGCAAAGAGGAGGAGCGCGCACTTTTTGAATGCTCGCTAAAGGACGTGAGAGATGATGACGAGATCATCGTCACGTGGGGCGAGCAGTGGCACGAGGGCGTCATCGGTATCGTCGCGAGCCGCCTGGCAAAGCACTTTTCAAAGCCGGCCATCGTTTTTAGTATAGATAGAGGCAGGGCCAAAGGCAGTGCCAGAAGTATAGGCAAGCTCGATATCCTCGCGCTCATCGCAAAGCATGAAGACCTGCTAAACAGCTACGGCGGGCACAAAGGCGCGGCCGGCCTTGTGATTGCGCCTGAGAATTTGCAGAAATTTAAAGAGGAGATAAACAAAAGCTGCTTTTTGATGGACTTGCATCAGTTTGCCAGCTCGGACGAGCTTTTGGGCGATATAAGCGCCAAAGAGATCGACTTTGAGCTACTTGAAATTTTGGAGCTTTACGAGCCATACGGGCAGAAAAATCCGCGCCCGATATTTAGGATCGACGGTGCTGTCGTCAAAAACGAAAAGCTGATCGGCCGCGATCAAAATCACCTCAAGCTCATATTGCAAAAAGACGACAAGACCCTTGAGGCGCTGTTTTTTAACTTCACGCGCCACGTCAAAGTCGGCGAGAGCATAAACATCATCTTTTCTATCTCTAAAAATTCATTTCGTGGGCTTGTCACGCCACAGCTTTTGATAAGAGAAGTTTTGTAA
- a CDS encoding CTP synthase, whose protein sequence is MAKETKYIFITGGVLSSLGKGIAAASIATLLKNVGLKVSMLKADPYINVDPGTMSPLEHGEVFVTDDGAETDLDLGHYERFLDESLSQKNNFTTGRVYSAVIEKERRGDYLGKTIQVIPHIVGEIVDRIKKAGEGNDVLIVEIGGTVGDIEGLPFLEAIRALRIEVGKKRAMNIHLTLVPFIKVAGELKTKPTQHSVGELRRIGISPDMIICRSEMPLNRELKDKIASSCGVEKNCVIESSDSASIYQIPLSFLKQDILTPIAENLGLGELKPDMSKWDSLVKRIIAPTNETTIAFVGKYVDLKESYKSLTESIIHAGANLDTRVNLKWIDSEKIEPGNVNELLKDVDGILVAGGFGERGVLGKMQAIKFARENKVPYLGICLGMQLAMIEFARDVLNLEDANSIEFDAKCKNPIIYLIDSFIDVSGKKQIRTYKSPLGGTMRLGAYEWDIKANSLLSKIYGGAKKIKERHRHRYEANPKYRAEFEKAGLIVSGESDGLIEAIELKDHPWFVGVQCHPEFTSRLTRPNPTILGFIRASIANHVK, encoded by the coding sequence ATGGCTAAAGAGACGAAGTATATTTTTATCACCGGAGGCGTGCTGAGCTCGCTTGGTAAGGGTATCGCAGCCGCATCTATCGCCACGCTTTTAAAAAACGTAGGGTTAAAGGTGAGTATGCTAAAGGCCGATCCATATATCAACGTAGATCCGGGCACGATGAGTCCGCTTGAACACGGCGAGGTTTTCGTGACTGATGATGGAGCGGAGACGGACCTTGATCTGGGACATTACGAGCGTTTTTTAGACGAGAGCTTGTCTCAAAAAAACAACTTCACCACCGGACGCGTTTATAGCGCCGTCATAGAAAAGGAGCGCAGGGGCGATTATCTTGGCAAAACGATACAAGTCATCCCGCACATCGTAGGCGAGATCGTGGATCGCATCAAAAAAGCGGGCGAGGGCAATGACGTCCTCATCGTCGAGATCGGCGGGACGGTCGGCGATATAGAGGGGTTGCCTTTTTTAGAGGCTATCCGCGCACTTAGGATAGAGGTCGGCAAAAAACGCGCGATGAATATCCATCTCACGCTCGTGCCTTTTATAAAGGTCGCAGGCGAGCTAAAGACCAAGCCTACACAGCACAGCGTGGGCGAGCTGCGCCGTATCGGCATAAGCCCCGATATGATCATCTGCCGCTCGGAAATGCCGTTAAACCGCGAGCTAAAGGACAAGATCGCTTCAAGCTGCGGCGTGGAGAAAAACTGCGTCATCGAAAGTAGCGACAGCGCGAGTATCTATCAGATCCCGCTTTCGTTTTTAAAACAAGATATTTTAACGCCGATCGCTGAAAATTTAGGCCTTGGCGAGCTAAAGCCAGATATGTCGAAATGGGACAGCCTCGTTAAACGCATAATAGCTCCGACAAACGAGACTACGATAGCCTTCGTGGGTAAATACGTCGATCTAAAAGAGAGCTACAAGAGCCTGACTGAGAGCATCATTCACGCAGGAGCAAATCTTGATACGAGAGTAAATTTAAAATGGATAGACAGCGAAAAGATCGAGCCCGGCAACGTAAACGAGCTGCTTAAAGACGTGGACGGGATCTTAGTCGCCGGCGGCTTTGGCGAGCGCGGCGTTTTAGGCAAGATGCAGGCGATAAAATTTGCTCGCGAGAATAAAGTCCCTTATCTTGGAATTTGCCTTGGCATGCAGCTTGCGATGATAGAATTTGCAAGAGACGTGCTGAATTTAGAGGATGCAAATTCCATAGAATTTGACGCAAAATGCAAAAATCCTATCATCTATCTGATAGACAGCTTCATCGACGTAAGCGGTAAAAAGCAGATCCGCACGTACAAAAGCCCGCTTGGCGGGACGATGAGGCTAGGAGCCTATGAGTGGGACATAAAGGCAAATTCACTTTTAAGTAAAATTTACGGCGGAGCCAAGAAGATAAAAGAGCGCCACCGTCATCGCTACGAGGCAAACCCGAAATATAGGGCGGAATTTGAAAAAGCCGGGCTGATAGTAAGCGGCGAAAGCGACGGGCTGATCGAGGCTATCGAGCTAAAAGATCATCCGTGGTTCGTCGGCGTGCAGTGTCATCCTGAATTTACCTCCCGTCTGACCAGGCCAAACCCGACTATACTTGGCTTCATCCGCGCCAGCATAGCAAATCATGTTAAGTAA
- a CDS encoding DUF4492 domain-containing protein, whose protein sequence is MIKRYLNNIASLYIDGFKGMKLGKKLWLIIAIKLIIMFGILKIFLFNETLNTKFETNEEKSDFVINSLTKE, encoded by the coding sequence ATGATAAAACGATACTTAAACAACATCGCGTCTTTATATATAGACGGCTTTAAGGGCATGAAGCTGGGTAAAAAGCTATGGCTCATAATAGCGATAAAGCTTATCATAATGTTTGGCATACTTAAAATTTTTCTTTTCAATGAAACGTTAAATACAAAATTTGAGACCAACGAGGAAAAAAGCGACTTCGTTATCAACAGTCTCACAAAGGAATAA
- a CDS encoding cytochrome ubiquinol oxidase subunit I produces MSDLASVDWSRAQFALTAIYHFIFVPLTLGLSFIVAIMESIYVKTGSKQWLDITRFWLKLFGINFAIGVATGIIMEFEFGTNWANYSWFVGDIFGAPLAIEGLLAFFLESTFFAVMFFGWNKVSKKFHLVSTWLVAIGSNLSALWILIANGWMQYPIGMKFNPDTARMEMQNFLDVALNPVGIIKFLHTVTSGYSIAALFVIGISAWFLLKGRNVVMAKKSIVVAASFGLITSVFLLFSGDESAYQAANKQPMKLAAMEGLYKGETNAGLVAMGILNPNKKAGDDKEAFLLELKVPYALGLMATRGINNFTPGIDDIIYGNEKEGIESAASKMEKGRLAVDALRAYKDAKKAGDESVMASSKQTLEQNLKFLGYGYIKNVEDLVPHVGLTFYSFHVMVALGTYFIALFALTLFMCLSSKFDIVNFKKLLWLCVFTIPLGFVAAEAGWIVAEVGRQPWVIQDLMTVGVGATNLADTNIKISVALFTILFTVLLIAEVKIMLKQIKIGFENHA; encoded by the coding sequence ATGTCTGATTTGGCTTCGGTTGACTGGTCTAGGGCTCAGTTCGCGCTAACCGCGATTTATCACTTCATCTTCGTCCCGCTCACACTGGGGCTTAGTTTCATCGTCGCGATAATGGAGAGCATCTACGTCAAGACGGGCAGCAAACAATGGCTTGATATAACGAGGTTTTGGCTCAAGCTCTTTGGTATAAATTTCGCTATCGGCGTGGCCACCGGCATCATAATGGAATTTGAGTTTGGCACCAACTGGGCAAATTACAGCTGGTTCGTGGGCGACATCTTCGGTGCACCGCTTGCGATCGAGGGATTGCTCGCATTTTTCCTAGAGAGCACGTTTTTTGCGGTCATGTTCTTTGGCTGGAACAAAGTCAGCAAGAAATTTCACCTCGTCTCGACCTGGCTTGTCGCGATCGGCTCAAATTTAAGCGCGCTTTGGATACTCATCGCAAACGGCTGGATGCAGTATCCAATAGGTATGAAATTCAACCCTGATACCGCCAGGATGGAGATGCAAAATTTCCTAGACGTCGCACTAAATCCGGTCGGTATCATAAAATTTCTACACACCGTCACCAGCGGATACTCTATCGCGGCGCTTTTTGTGATCGGAATTTCAGCCTGGTTTTTGCTGAAAGGACGCAACGTCGTGATGGCTAAAAAAAGTATCGTCGTAGCGGCCAGCTTTGGACTGATAACGTCTGTATTTTTGCTATTTAGCGGCGATGAGAGCGCGTATCAAGCTGCAAACAAACAGCCTATGAAGCTAGCTGCGATGGAGGGGCTTTATAAAGGCGAGACAAATGCCGGCCTCGTAGCGATGGGGATTTTAAACCCCAACAAAAAAGCGGGCGATGATAAAGAGGCGTTTTTACTCGAGCTAAAGGTGCCTTATGCGCTTGGGCTCATGGCTACTAGAGGCATAAACAACTTCACTCCGGGCATCGACGACATCATCTACGGCAACGAAAAAGAGGGCATCGAAAGCGCAGCCAGCAAGATGGAAAAAGGAAGGCTCGCAGTAGATGCTTTAAGAGCCTACAAAGATGCCAAAAAAGCGGGCGATGAGAGCGTGATGGCAAGCTCAAAGCAAACTTTGGAGCAAAATTTAAAATTCTTAGGCTACGGCTACATCAAAAATGTCGAGGATCTCGTACCTCATGTCGGGCTCACGTTTTATAGCTTTCACGTGATGGTCGCACTTGGCACTTATTTTATCGCACTATTTGCGCTGACTTTGTTTATGTGCCTTTCAAGCAAATTTGACATCGTAAATTTCAAAAAGTTACTTTGGCTGTGCGTATTTACCATACCGCTTGGCTTCGTGGCGGCTGAGGCCGGCTGGATAGTGGCCGAGGTCGGGCGTCAGCCTTGGGTCATACAAGATCTCATGACCGTGGGCGTAGGAGCTACGAATTTAGCCGATACGAATATCAAAATTTCAGTCGCGTTGTTTACGATACTCTTTACCGTGCTTCTCATCGCTGAAGTCAAAATCATGCTAAAGCAAATAAAGATAGGATTTGAAAACCATGCATAG
- a CDS encoding cytochrome d ubiquinol oxidase subunit II, with the protein MHSLSLETLQIYWWFIVSLLGGLLVFMMFVQGGQTMIFSLGKNEIQKDMLINSIGRKWELTFTTLVMFGGACFAAFPLFYATSFGGAYWVWLAILFCFIVQAVSYEYRKKPDNFLGAKTYEIFLFINGSVGVILIGMAVSTFFAGSDFVLNDQNFVQWQTPWRGLEALANPMLYLLGLAMFFLSRVGGALYLINNIDDEEFRANARKALLKNTIAFLPFFLAFLAWVLMKDGFGYDKDGIVSMVSYKYALNLIQMPWIAAAMIVGILLVLYGIFRGAFSKSIYGILPYGVGVILVVTALFLITGLNDTAFYPSFNDLQSSLTIKNASSSHYTLGVMAYVSLLVPVVLAYIFVVWCAIDSKKITQDEIANDHHAY; encoded by the coding sequence ATGCATAGTCTCTCACTCGAAACTTTACAAATTTATTGGTGGTTCATAGTCAGTCTGTTAGGCGGGCTACTCGTGTTTATGATGTTTGTTCAAGGCGGCCAAACGATGATATTTTCACTCGGTAAAAACGAGATACAAAAAGATATGCTCATAAACTCGATCGGACGCAAATGGGAGCTCACATTCACTACGCTCGTGATGTTTGGCGGAGCGTGCTTTGCGGCGTTTCCGCTATTTTACGCGACGAGCTTTGGCGGAGCGTACTGGGTCTGGCTAGCGATACTTTTTTGCTTCATCGTCCAGGCCGTCAGCTACGAATACCGCAAAAAGCCCGATAACTTCCTGGGCGCAAAAACCTATGAAATTTTCCTTTTCATAAACGGCTCGGTGGGAGTGATACTGATAGGTATGGCCGTTAGCACGTTTTTTGCCGGTAGTGACTTTGTACTAAACGACCAAAATTTCGTCCAATGGCAAACCCCTTGGCGTGGGCTTGAAGCACTCGCAAACCCGATGCTTTATCTACTGGGGCTTGCTATGTTTTTCCTCTCTCGCGTGGGCGGGGCGCTTTATCTCATAAACAACATTGACGACGAGGAATTTAGAGCAAACGCCAGAAAGGCGCTTTTGAAAAATACGATCGCATTTTTGCCGTTTTTCCTTGCATTTCTTGCGTGGGTGCTAATGAAAGATGGGTTTGGATACGACAAAGACGGCATCGTTAGCATGGTAAGCTACAAATACGCTTTAAATTTGATCCAGATGCCATGGATCGCAGCTGCGATGATAGTTGGCATCTTGCTCGTGCTGTATGGAATTTTTAGAGGAGCATTTAGCAAAAGCATCTATGGGATTTTACCTTACGGCGTAGGCGTGATACTCGTCGTGACCGCGCTATTTTTGATAACAGGGCTAAACGATACGGCATTTTATCCGTCATTTAACGACCTTCAAAGCTCACTTACCATCAAAAATGCGAGCTCCAGCCACTATACTCTTGGCGTAATGGCGTATGTGAGCCTGCTAGTTCCGGTCGTCTTAGCGTATATATTTGTAGTTTGGTGCGCGATAGACAGCAAAAAGATCACGCAAGACGAGATCGCAAACGATCACCACGCATACTAG
- a CDS encoding ferredoxin family protein, with product MVNFGNVTERLNKNLYYLDEKNSHIKINQENLKKSGIGKLLVDICPAHVYTQESNGDVSASYAACLECGTCFALANKGELDWHYPIGGCGICFKEG from the coding sequence ATGGTAAATTTTGGCAATGTGACCGAGAGGCTGAATAAAAATTTATATTATTTGGATGAGAAAAATTCGCATATAAAGATAAATCAGGAAAATTTGAAAAAAAGCGGTATAGGCAAGCTTTTGGTGGATATTTGCCCTGCGCACGTTTATACTCAGGAGAGTAACGGCGATGTGAGCGCGTCGTATGCGGCTTGCTTGGAGTGTGGCACCTGTTTTGCGCTAGCGAACAAAGGTGAGCTCGACTGGCATTACCCGATCGGCGGATGCGGAATTTGCTTTAAAGAGGGGTAG
- a CDS encoding FAD-dependent oxidoreductase — translation MADETLDVVVVGGGIAGLVCAYELAKDGKEVVLIERGSEVGSKNLSGGAFYCRVMEEIFPNFIEEAPIERRITHNIVSFLNETSAVNIDYYDERLAKPVNAVSVLRAKFDAWLAQKCEEAGVMIMPGVKVDSLIKEGDKFVGVKAGDDELMAKVVVLADGVNSFLAVDAGVRQKQPPKRLAVGVKSVIALPKKTIQDRFHLKDDEGAAYAIVGDATKGVAGGGFLYTNAESISLGVVLQLEDMASSGFKSSQLHDYYLSHPAIAPLIDGGELLEYGCHLIMEDGPAMIKECIAKPGLLIVGDAAGFALNTGFTVRGMDLAAGSGLAAANTIKMAFEKDDFSQSAMDVYKSELDKNWVGLDMKTYEKAPHFLETKRLYKDYGLLLADVLYGVYNHDLTPRRPLRKVAFDAFKSSKIKFSELVRDAFVGLKSL, via the coding sequence ATGGCTGATGAAACGCTTGATGTCGTCGTCGTTGGCGGCGGTATAGCAGGTCTAGTGTGCGCGTATGAGTTAGCAAAGGACGGCAAGGAAGTCGTCCTTATAGAGCGTGGAAGCGAAGTGGGCTCTAAAAATTTATCCGGCGGCGCATTTTACTGCCGCGTGATGGAGGAAATTTTCCCGAATTTCATAGAAGAAGCCCCGATAGAAAGGCGTATAACTCATAATATCGTGAGCTTTTTAAATGAAACCTCAGCGGTGAATATCGATTATTACGATGAGCGCTTGGCAAAACCGGTAAATGCCGTAAGCGTGCTGAGGGCTAAATTTGACGCGTGGCTCGCGCAAAAATGCGAGGAGGCTGGCGTGATGATAATGCCTGGCGTAAAGGTCGATTCTCTCATCAAAGAGGGCGATAAATTTGTAGGGGTCAAAGCCGGAGACGACGAGCTGATGGCTAAGGTCGTCGTCTTGGCTGATGGAGTGAATTCATTTTTAGCAGTCGATGCGGGCGTCAGGCAAAAGCAGCCTCCAAAACGCCTAGCCGTAGGCGTGAAATCAGTCATCGCCCTGCCTAAAAAGACGATACAAGACAGATTTCATCTAAAAGATGATGAGGGCGCGGCGTATGCGATAGTAGGAGACGCTACCAAAGGCGTAGCAGGAGGCGGCTTTTTATACACGAACGCCGAGTCTATATCGCTTGGCGTCGTGCTTCAGCTTGAAGATATGGCAAGTAGCGGATTTAAATCCTCCCAACTTCATGATTATTATCTCTCGCACCCAGCTATCGCACCGCTCATCGATGGCGGCGAACTCCTAGAATACGGCTGTCACTTGATAATGGAGGATGGACCCGCGATGATAAAAGAGTGCATCGCAAAGCCGGGGCTTCTTATAGTGGGAGATGCGGCTGGATTTGCGCTAAATACGGGCTTTACGGTGCGCGGAATGGATCTAGCGGCTGGGTCTGGACTGGCGGCTGCAAACACCATAAAAATGGCGTTTGAAAAAGATGATTTTTCTCAAAGCGCTATGGACGTTTATAAAAGTGAGCTTGATAAAAACTGGGTCGGGCTCGATATGAAGACGTATGAAAAAGCGCCGCATTTTTTAGAGACGAAGCGCCTTTATAAGGACTACGGTTTGCTTTTAGCCGATGTGCTTTACGGAGTTTATAACCACGATCTGACACCAAGAAGGCCTTTGCGAAAGGTTGCGTTTGACGCATTTAAGAGCTCGAAGATAAAATTTAGCGAGCTCGTAAGAGATGCGTTTGTGGGCTTGAAATCTTTATAA
- a CDS encoding FAD-dependent oxidoreductase has product MEFDAHYDVVVIGGGGSGLSAAVQAAKNGNTCAVLEKEATTGGSSSFAEGHAAFESDEQEKRGIHVSKEEAFNTYMDYSHWRAKPALVSKFVHNADKTIVKMREEGAVYENVEVTAPDQPGELVTWHLPEGEVARVIELLEADAVRRGVDLFLSTSAVEILKQDGKIIGVKAVDANNEEVLLGAKAVVVATGGYANNPEMMNKYGKHNIGERVINVGGAGNTGDGIRMVLNAGGALNSNIGTRLLFPFMRDKTITSHTNAAGFQPYFWVDKDAKRFVNEQIGLNFGNAGDMVASLHGSMFWSVLGQEAIEHLVNAGNEVGLGIYVRNYEKLVNLPTEIAADAADAARTNVVSAGTIEELAAKMGVDSTMLKSQVDEYNKICDLGVDDKFYKEKKYLYPIRKAPFYAIKMETGIMITMGALEIDECMRSLDENGDPIPGLYVVGCDAGGMYGESYALPVPGSANGFALTSGWLAADDISARINSKEL; this is encoded by the coding sequence ATGGAATTTGACGCACATTACGATGTAGTGGTTATCGGTGGTGGCGGATCAGGACTTTCGGCTGCCGTTCAGGCTGCAAAAAACGGCAACACTTGCGCCGTTTTGGAAAAAGAGGCGACTACGGGCGGTAGCTCGTCTTTTGCCGAAGGGCACGCGGCATTCGAGTCTGACGAGCAGGAAAAAAGAGGCATACACGTAAGCAAAGAAGAAGCGTTTAACACCTATATGGATTATTCTCATTGGAGGGCAAAGCCTGCTTTGGTGTCAAAATTCGTCCATAATGCCGATAAAACGATAGTAAAAATGCGTGAAGAAGGCGCAGTGTATGAAAACGTCGAGGTCACAGCGCCAGATCAACCAGGCGAGCTCGTCACTTGGCACCTACCAGAGGGCGAAGTAGCGCGCGTCATCGAACTTTTAGAGGCGGACGCCGTAAGGCGCGGAGTGGATCTGTTTTTATCGACATCTGCTGTTGAAATTTTAAAACAAGACGGAAAGATCATCGGCGTCAAAGCCGTAGATGCAAACAATGAAGAGGTCTTACTCGGTGCAAAGGCTGTCGTAGTGGCTACCGGCGGATATGCAAATAATCCTGAAATGATGAATAAATACGGCAAGCATAACATCGGTGAGCGAGTCATAAACGTAGGAGGTGCGGGCAATACAGGCGACGGCATACGCATGGTGCTAAATGCGGGCGGAGCGTTAAATTCAAATATCGGAACGAGACTACTTTTTCCTTTCATGAGAGACAAGACGATCACGAGCCATACCAATGCCGCAGGCTTTCAGCCGTATTTTTGGGTCGATAAAGACGCAAAACGCTTCGTAAATGAGCAAATCGGGCTAAATTTCGGTAATGCGGGCGATATGGTCGCATCGCTTCATGGCTCTATGTTTTGGTCGGTCTTGGGACAAGAAGCCATAGAGCACCTAGTAAATGCAGGAAACGAGGTCGGTCTTGGAATTTACGTCAGAAACTATGAAAAGCTCGTAAATTTACCGACTGAAATAGCGGCCGATGCAGCTGACGCTGCTCGCACGAATGTCGTCTCGGCTGGCACGATAGAGGAGCTTGCCGCAAAAATGGGTGTAGATAGCACTATGTTAAAATCGCAAGTCGATGAATACAATAAAATTTGCGACCTTGGCGTGGATGATAAATTTTATAAAGAGAAAAAATATCTCTATCCTATCAGGAAAGCTCCGTTTTACGCCATCAAAATGGAAACGGGCATAATGATAACTATGGGTGCGCTTGAAATAGACGAGTGCATGAGATCACTTGATGAAAATGGAGATCCTATCCCTGGTCTATATGTCGTCGGCTGCGATGCGGGCGGTATGTATGGCGAGTCTTATGCGCTTCCTGTGCCAGGCTCGGCTAACGGTTTTGCGCTAACTTCTGGTTGGCTTGCAGCCGATGATATAAGCGCAAGAATAAACTCCAAAGAGCTTTAA